The DNA window TGTCAAAAACTTTACAGCAGCAACTACGGCTGCTCCTGTCCAAGAAGCGGCTGCGACAGCGATCGAAACAGCTAAACCAGCTGCTAAGACTAATCCTGTTCCTGAACCGCTCAAAGAAGGACGTGTGCCAATGACACCTGTCCGTCGAGCGATCGCGAAAGCTATGGCCACGCAGAATGCGACGATTCCGACAGTCACAAACTTTGATCAGATAGAAGTATCCAAACTGGTAGCTCATAGAAAACAGTTCAAGGTACTTGCGGCAGATCAGAATATTCATCTGACTTATTTAGCTTATGTTGCCAAAGCGTTGGCTGCGACTGTTAAAAAGTTCCCAGAACTCAATGCATCGATCGATATGGACAAACAGGAAATTGTTTACCATGACGATATCAATATTGGCATTGCTGTTAGTGCACCGACCGGCCTTTATGTGCCTGTCGTAGTTCATGCTGATCAAAAATCAATCATGACGATCGCTAGTGAAATTGCTGATTTGGCTGCTTCTGTGCGTGATGGTTCGATTAAGGGCACACAAATGCAGGGTGCAACGATTACGATTACGAACATTGGTTCAGCACGCGGTACGTGGTTTACGCCGATTATTAATGCTAAAGAGGTTGCCATTTTAGGATTGGGTTCGATCGTTAAAGAACCGATTATTTCTGATGACGGCACGATCGTGGTTGGCCAAATGATGAAATTAAGTTTGAGTTACGATCATCGTTTGATAGATGGCATGCTTGGTCAAACTTCAGTCAACTATTTGAAGAGCTTGTTGGCCGATCCGGCTTATATGCTGATGGAGGTGTAATAATGGTTGTTGGCGCACAAGCAACGGAGATTGATACAGTGGTCATCGGTTCTGGCCCTGGCGGTTATGTAGCAGCAATTCGTGCGGCTGAACTGGGTCAAAAAGTGACCATTATCGAAAGTACTTTTATTGGCGGCGTTTGTTTAAACATTGGCTGTATTCCATCCAAGGCTTTAATTAATGTCGGCCATCATTATCAAGATGCGATCACTGATCAGCCTTTTGGTTTGAAGGCTTCAAATGTAAGGCTTGATTGGGCAGCTGCTCAGACTTGGAAGCAAAAAAAAGTCGTTGATCAGCTGACCGGCGGTGTTGAAATGCTGCTAAAAAAACACAAAGTCGACATCGTACATGGTGTGGCATCCTTTAATGATAATGAACAAATTAACGTAGTTGAAGGCGACAATCATCAGCTGTTTCAATTTAAAAATTGTATTATAGCAACTGGTTCGCGGCCAGTACAAATTCCTGCTTTTGAGTTTTCTGGGCGGATCGTTGATTCGACTGGCGCCTTGTCATTGCCGGAGATTCCCAAACATCTTGTTGTGATCGGTGGCGGTGTTATCGGATTTGAATTGGGCAGTGCCTATCTTAATCTCGGCAGCAAGGTCACGGTTATTGAAGGTTTGGACCATGTTTTGACCGGCTTTGATGCAGAAATGATCAAACCCGTCTTAAATGATTTTAAAGCCAAAGGCGGCGAAATTTTTACAAGTGCCAAGGCTAAATCGGTCCTTCAGACAGATGAAGATGTCGCGGTGACGTTTGAAAGCGATGGTAAAGAGCAGACTGTGACTGGTGATTATCTGTTGGTTTCAGTTGGACGTCGACCAAATACGGACGATATCGGCTTAAATAATACTAATGTTAAGCTGAACGATCACGGTTTAATCGAAGTTGATGACACAATGCGCAGCAATGTTCCGCACATTTATGCGATTGGCGATATTACACCAGGACCAGCATTGGCTCATAAAGCTAGTTTCCAAGGAAAAATTGCTGCTGCTGCTATTTCTGGCGATGCCAAAGCTCATGATCTGCATTATTCATTGCCAGCTGTTGCCTACACTAATTATGAATTGGCAACAACTGGAGAAACACCCGACAGTATCAAAGACAAACATTTGGATGCAAAAGCCTATAAGTTTCCCTTTGCCGCCAATGGTCGTGCGCTTTCAATCAACGAGGCTGTCGGTTTTATTCGACTGATCTCAGACAACAAAACAAAGGCGCTGATCGGTGCACAAATTGTTGGCCCTGGTGCTTCGGATCTCATTTCAGAATTATCTTTAGCCATTGAAAATGGTTTAACGACCGAAGACATCAGTTTGACGATCCATCCGCATCCGACTTTGGGCGAAGCAATCATGGATACTGCCGAATTAGCTGACGGTTTAGCGATTCATATTTAATTTTTCAGAAAGCCAGGCTGAGTGTCTGGTTTTTTTTTAAGCAAATTCGTTAAGATTAATTTATGGATAAAAGACGTGTTTTACCAGTTGCCGGCGGCTACAATTTCAGAGATATCGGCGGTTATACTGCTGCCGATGGACGCAAGATCAAATGGGGAAAA is part of the Oenococcus sicerae genome and encodes:
- a CDS encoding dihydrolipoamide acetyltransferase family protein gives rise to the protein MTEIFKMPDIGEGMAEGEISNWLVKVGDQVKTDDSVAEVQNDKLLQEILSPYSGKVTKLFVDAGTTVEVGAPLIEFDGDGSGAAAESADTKKAAVSEPTAATKPATVDSQPAAAEKVTAAGAATASNGNVLAMPSVRHFAFEKGIDLAAVPATGRHGHITMDDVKNFTAATTAAPVQEAAATAIETAKPAAKTNPVPEPLKEGRVPMTPVRRAIAKAMATQNATIPTVTNFDQIEVSKLVAHRKQFKVLAADQNIHLTYLAYVAKALAATVKKFPELNASIDMDKQEIVYHDDINIGIAVSAPTGLYVPVVVHADQKSIMTIASEIADLAASVRDGSIKGTQMQGATITITNIGSARGTWFTPIINAKEVAILGLGSIVKEPIISDDGTIVVGQMMKLSLSYDHRLIDGMLGQTSVNYLKSLLADPAYMLMEV
- the lpdA gene encoding dihydrolipoyl dehydrogenase, whose protein sequence is MVVGAQATEIDTVVIGSGPGGYVAAIRAAELGQKVTIIESTFIGGVCLNIGCIPSKALINVGHHYQDAITDQPFGLKASNVRLDWAAAQTWKQKKVVDQLTGGVEMLLKKHKVDIVHGVASFNDNEQINVVEGDNHQLFQFKNCIIATGSRPVQIPAFEFSGRIVDSTGALSLPEIPKHLVVIGGGVIGFELGSAYLNLGSKVTVIEGLDHVLTGFDAEMIKPVLNDFKAKGGEIFTSAKAKSVLQTDEDVAVTFESDGKEQTVTGDYLLVSVGRRPNTDDIGLNNTNVKLNDHGLIEVDDTMRSNVPHIYAIGDITPGPALAHKASFQGKIAAAAISGDAKAHDLHYSLPAVAYTNYELATTGETPDSIKDKHLDAKAYKFPFAANGRALSINEAVGFIRLISDNKTKALIGAQIVGPGASDLISELSLAIENGLTTEDISLTIHPHPTLGEAIMDTAELADGLAIHI